The Solenopsis invicta isolate M01_SB chromosome 12, UNIL_Sinv_3.0, whole genome shotgun sequence genome window below encodes:
- the LOC120359174 gene encoding uncharacterized protein LOC120359174, whose amino-acid sequence MLTIAASYCSPAVYNLYIPCFYYSYSIPMPKAFQELSRRQKNRRLCAYAREDSTDTSENKNSDTINANEKCNLTKSYEELSVVPDDETIHDVNDYNILPEEKWIDEEDDYICIVETVMKNSEATISEIELLMQDWLRRAGD is encoded by the exons ATGCTGACTATTGCAGCCAGCTATTGCAGTCCTGCAGTCTATAACCTATATATTCcttgtttttattattcttattccaTTCCG ATGCCAAAGGCTTTTCAAGAGTTATCTAGACGGCAAAAAAATCGCCGTCTTTGTGCATACGCGAGAGAAGACAGTACTGAcacatctgaaaataaaaattcggaCACTATTAACGCCAATGAAAAATGCAATTTGACAAAATCATATGAAGAGCTCTCAGTAGTACCTGATGATGAGACTATTCATGATGTTAACGATTACAATATATTACCTGAGGAGAAATGGATTGATGAGGAGGATGATTACATTTGTATTGTAGAAACTGTTATGAAGAATAGCGAGGCGACTATCAGCGAGATAGAATTATTGATGCAAGATTGGCTACGACGAGCTGGTGACTGA
- the LOC113002996 gene encoding uncharacterized protein LOC113002996 isoform X2: MDNLSKEVHKFKIKRKQQYNKCMSKMKELIVILKEKFPNNEIKNENNDLISLLPDFPLLSIKEFWKFNNRLKNDEAIRKLFNQTIMQIGGDTSQKIISNILTHTMAYELGHKMSWTGAKGSVAIKDTLFIHIINSVVNAKDNGKINSIAEIKKHITRWFQHVSDKMRYYLKKQANNL; this comes from the exons ATGGATAATTTAAGTAAAGaagttcataaatttaaaattaaaagaaaacaacaATATAATAAGTGTATGTCAAAAATGAAGGAACTAATCGTAATCTTAAAAGAGAAGTTCCCAAATAACGAGATCAAAAACGAAAACAATGACTTAATATCATTGTTGCCCGATTTCCCATTATTATCTATAaaagaattttggaaatttaataatagattaaaaaacGATGAAGCAATTCGTAAATTATTT aatcAAACTATTATGCAAATAGGTGGTGATACAAGCCAAAAAATAATCTCCAATATCTTGACACATACAATGGCATATGAATTAGGGCACAAAATGTCTTGGACCGGTGCCAAAGGATCGGTTGCTATTAAAGATACTCTGTTTATTCACATTATAAATA GTGTAGTTAATGCCAAAGATAATGGAAAAATCAATAGTATTGCAGAGATTAAGAAACACATTACAAGATGGTTTCAACACGTTAGTGATAAAATGcgatattacttaaaaaaacaaGCCAACAATTTATAa
- the LOC113002996 gene encoding uncharacterized protein LOC113002996 isoform X1: MADILWDKMDNLSKEVHKFKIKRKQQYNKCMSKMKELIVILKEKFPNNEIKNENNDLISLLPDFPLLSIKEFWKFNNRLKNDEAIRKLFNQTIMQIGGDTSQKIISNILTHTMAYELGHKMSWTGAKGSVAIKDTLFIHIINSVVNAKDNGKINSIAEIKKHITRWFQHVSDKMRYYLKKQANNL, from the exons ATGGCAGATATATTGTGGGATAAAATGGATAATTTAAGTAAAGaagttcataaatttaaaattaaaagaaaacaacaATATAATAAGTGTATGTCAAAAATGAAGGAACTAATCGTAATCTTAAAAGAGAAGTTCCCAAATAACGAGATCAAAAACGAAAACAATGACTTAATATCATTGTTGCCCGATTTCCCATTATTATCTATAaaagaattttggaaatttaataatagattaaaaaacGATGAAGCAATTCGTAAATTATTT aatcAAACTATTATGCAAATAGGTGGTGATACAAGCCAAAAAATAATCTCCAATATCTTGACACATACAATGGCATATGAATTAGGGCACAAAATGTCTTGGACCGGTGCCAAAGGATCGGTTGCTATTAAAGATACTCTGTTTATTCACATTATAAATA GTGTAGTTAATGCCAAAGATAATGGAAAAATCAATAGTATTGCAGAGATTAAGAAACACATTACAAGATGGTTTCAACACGTTAGTGATAAAATGcgatattacttaaaaaaacaaGCCAACAATTTATAa
- the LOC113004021 gene encoding uncharacterized protein LOC113004021, whose protein sequence is MRVEATAECCDETWKDIKSYILKKEAKRQNHMQGTGDGPSINISFTTFEEEVLEFLTPEAAGLKYIPEGGINLTLNENQEVKEINVQTIEEDIGVDMEINENAENILPDISIRSTN, encoded by the exons ATGCGGGTGGAAGCTACTGCGGAATGTTGCGACGAG aCATGGAAAGATATtaaatcatatatattaaaaaaggaGGCAAAAAGGCAAAATCACATGCAAGGAACAGGAGATGGTCCcagtataaatatatcttttaccacTTTTGAAGAAGAAGTTTTAGAATTCTTAACACCTGAGGCAGCTGGGCTAAAATATATTCCTGAAGGTGGtatcaatttaacattaaatgaaaatcaagaagtaaaagaaataaatgtgcAAACAATTGAAGAAGATATAGGAGTAGATatggaaataaatgaaaatgcagaaaatatATTACCAGACATatctattaggagtacaaattga